From Chloracidobacterium thermophilum B:
CGCTTCCGTTTGCAGGGTGTGGTTATCTCCCCGGAGCTGGCTGCGCGGTTGGCCGAAGCGGCGGAAGCGGTCACGTATCTGCACCAGGCACTGGTTGAAATTCTGCTTGACGCCCCGGGCCATCTGACGGCGTTTTACCACCTCACGCCCTTTCAGCAGATGATGTGGTACGCCTCCGGCGGGCTGTGGCACGGCATGGCGCGCGCCGATCTGTTCCTGTGTACGGATGGCCATATCCGCTGCTGCGAACTCAACAGCGATACGCCTTCGGGTCAGCCCGAAGCCGTCTGGCTCAACCGGCTTCGCCAGGCTGCGCATCCCGGACTGGACGATCCCAACACCCAGTTTCCTGCCCGCTTCATTGCCATGCTGCGCGAAAGCCACGCCAAGCGCACGGAAGCGCCGCTGACGCGGGTGGGCATCGTGTATCCAACCGAGTTGACCGAAGACCTGTGCATGATCACGGCCTTTTCGCGCTGGCTTGAAGCGGAGAACATTCAGGTCATTGTTGGCTCGCCCTACAACCTGCGCCGGACGCCAACCGGTGTGGCCCTGCTTGGAGAGCCAGTGGATTTGGTTTTGCGCCATTACAAAACCGACTGGTGGGGTGAACGGCTCCCGGTTTGGGCCGATGCCGAAGGCTACCCGGATGACGAACCGCTGACCGAACCACTGCTGGCGCTGCTGGATGCCGACCTGCAAGGCCAGGTCACGGTGGTCAATCCGTTTGGAGCCGTTGTCACCCAGAACAAACTTTCGCTGGCCTTTTTCTGGGAAGAAATGACGCGCTTCCCGTCCGAAGCCCAGGACCTCATCCGGCGTTTCATTCCTGAAACCTACCGCCTGACAAGCATGGACAATGAACGCCTGCTTGACGAGCGTGAGCAGTGGGTGCTCAAGAGTGACTATGGCTGCGAGGGTGCCGAAACGGTGTGTGGGGCCTTTGTCACACCGGAGATATGGGAAAAGGCTGTCGAGCTGGCGCTGCCGGAGCACTTCGTGGTGCAACGTTTCTTTGAAGTCCAAGCGGATGCTGAAGGCTGGCTCCCCAACTACGGGGTGTTTGTGCTGGGGGGGAGTGCCGCCGGGTTCTTCACGCGGCTTTCCAGGGCGAGCACCGAATACAATGCCCTCACCGCGCCAACCTTCATCGGCCCCGGTTGCCTGTAAAACTTCCCGTGATCAAGTGTCACGGCGCAGCCACCTGAAGCTGGATTGTCGCCGATTGCCGCAGGATCGACACGCCATCCACCGGGGGCAGATCGAGAACACCCAGCGCATCGGTGACATAGGCTTCCTGACGCATCCCCACAAGGACACAACTCAGGTTGGGCAGGCTGCGCAGGGTATTGATGGCCATCTGGCTGAGCGTTTGGCCGTCATCCGTATAGCCAGACGCGCGGAGCCGCCGCCGTATCTCATCCGACTGCGGCTGGGCCTGGGCGGCAGCAAAATGTGCGACGGAAGCCAGCGCGTCATTGGCCAGCCCGATGAAACGCTCGCGCCAGCTTTGGAAAGCAGCTTTGTGACGGGAAGGTAGCTCAAGCTGTCCCAGCCACTGCTGCACCGGAGCGATGACCAGCCGGTAGGCATTCTGCTCCCAGACGAGTGGTGAATCGAGGCGGGGCGCAAGCTGAAGCAGCCAGTCAGCCAACCCTTTCCCGAACATCAGAGGGAGTCCGAAATCAGCCGCCAGAAGCGCCTCGTGCTCCCGAAGCGGCGACAACTGCTGGGAAAGGTCATCCAGCGACACCTGACTGCCGGGCGGGATAAAGTCCGCCAGCCGTACCAGACGTTGCCGGGCAAAGGCATTGAGCGGGCGATTGGCGAGCGTGCCCAGCCCGTGGGTAGCACAAAATTCCAGGGGCGTGAGGCCATCGTTGTTGATTTCCGTGACGGCTCCGGTTTCGAGAAGATTGAGGGGAAACTGGACAACTCTGAAGTGATGGTTGGGTGTCACTGACTCTGCCTGGGCCAGACAGCGCGCGAGGCTGACATGTGTCGGGTCATCAGCCGACAGAGGAAAGTGATTCGACGAAATGCCGTAGAAGCGGATGACGCCGGCCGCAACTTGGGTTTCGAGAAAAGCAAATGCTTCCCGAATCCGGCGGTAGAACGCTTCGTGATCAGCCGCCGTAATGCCACGCTTGGCGCAGGCCATCAGGAAGTATTCGGGATTGTGCAGCAGCAGGACGTCGAGCGTGACAACGCCCATGCGTTCACGGCTGCGCTCGATTTGGGTGGCCAGAAATTCCGGGTGGATGCAGTGCCACAGTCCCGGGCCATACCTGACGACTTCGGGAAAGTTGCGGCTCTGGGCCAAACGCATGTTGTCTCCCTGGATGTAACCGGCCTTGGTCACGAGAATCACCGCCGAACGGTCGGTCTCACGCAGGACACGTCCAATTGTGCGTTCGGCTCCGCCGTCCGTGTAGTTGGCACTGGTGTCAATCAGATTCCCCCCGCGCTCCAGATAGGCCCGGAGTGCGGCTTCATGGGAGGGTTCGTCTTCCTCCACGCGATAGGAGCCAAAACCCAGCGGATGGCACCACAGTCCTGTCGTTCCGAGTGGCTTGAAGCCAGGTGGCGGTGTCAAACCTGCCGGCTGGGCGTAACCTTCAATTCGGTGGGACATACCAACGCAAGCCTCTGGGCAACAAAAAAGCCTTTGCCAAGGCAAAGGCAACAGGTGACACGAAAAAACTCCCGCCCTACCTGCCAGACGTTTTAGACGAACTCCTTTTCGAGGAGCAAGTGGGCTTTACGCAGCTCAAAACGCGCGCGTCCGAGATTTCCACCAGGGTTGAGAATAATGATGAGAAAGTATTCGCGCCCAATGAGGCGCACGACGAGCAGAAAATTGTCCGACATCAGGGTGAGTTCATTGAGTGCCCCAACCCCGGTGTCGGACGACATGCGCATCGTGTTGCGGAGGAGCGTGGCATGCGAGGTGGCAATCAACGCGACCCGCTCCCCCAAATCCATTTTGGATGGGACTTGCACATGTTCGATGGCCAGTCCGTCAAGTCCCATGATGGCTATGCCGATACTCCCCTCGACCCGCGCCAGAATGCCCTGGAGCAGTTCCGAAAAGGTCACGGTTGCCCTCCGCTGGTTGCCGGCTGGGGTGAAGCGGGTGGCTCACCGCCTGAGAGGATGTTCTCGCCACGTCCAATCCGGGGTGTGATGAAGAACAGCAACTCACCAGTCGTACGCGACACCGCACGCCGCTTGAAGAGTTCACCCAGCAGCGGCAGGCTCGAAATGCCTGGTGTCCGAAACACGTCCGTAGTTTCAACATCATTGAGCACCCCGCCAATGATGGTCGTGCCACCATCGGGCACGAGGACCTGGGTGGTGGCAGCACGACGGCTGATGCTCGCAAGACCGTTGATGGCCTGTCCTGGAGCATCATTCGTCACACTCACCCGTAACAGGACGTTGCCTTCGGTTGTAATCTGCGGGGTAATCTTCATACCAACATTGGCATCAATAAAGGTCACCTGCTGCGCCACACCAATACCAGCCGTGGCAACAAAGGGAATCTGGGTTCCAGAAATAATAGTCGCGTCTGCGTTATTGAGCACCGTGACACGCGGGGCCGCTATGGATTTTGCAATTCCCTTTTGCTCGTTGGCTGTCAGGGTTGCGGCCAGCAGAGAAGTACCAATAGGTCCGGTAGTCAGTGCCAGAACCGAAGACCCACCACCGGAAATACCCGATGCCGCCACTGGCCCAATAAGTAACCCTGGTGCCAGCGAGGGGTCTGTTGTACTGCCATCGCTTGCACCGGTGTTGAGAAATGTGTTGGCTGAGGTCGAGAAGGCGGCTGCTCGCCCTTGGCGGGTTGTCGCAGCAGCAAAGAGCTGAACGCCAAGCTCACGCGCAAAGTTACGCGAAGCAAAGACGATCCGGGCTTCGATTTCAACCTGCGGCTCTGGCACGTCGAGACGCGCAATCACATCGCGTACCTGTTCAAGGTAGGAAGGAATGTCGGTGATGATGACCGTGTTCGTCCGGGGATTGATGGAAATCCGCCCGGCCGGCGAAAGTGACTGCTGAACAATAGCGACGAAACCGATTCCCCCGATCATCCCGCCTATGGGTTGCCCACTTGGGCTTTGAACTCCAACGCCGCCTGCCGCTCCTCCCTGTTGCGTGGCTGCATTTTGGTCAACACGCTCGTACTTCAGCTTGAAGTATTCTGTTACCGTTGGTGCGCTGTAAATTTCTTGGAGACGCTGGTTACGCCGGTTTTGCTCTTCTTCCGTGATGGCAGCTACCGTAGCCACCCGAACGATCATACCTTCACGCCGGTAAGTCAGTCCGTTGGCGCGGAAGATCGATTCGAGAACCTGCGTCCAAGGAACCTGGTTGACTTTGAGTGTGACCGGCACTTTACCAACGGATTTATCCAAGACGAAATTCACGTCGTAATTATCGGATATAAACCGGAGAATGTCCGAGAGATCGACATTTGTAATGTCCAGACTCACCGGTTCGCCCTGGTAGGAAGGGTCGCCAAACTGGGCCCCACGGCTGCCCTGTGGGGTACGCCCGGCAGAGGGTGCTGGCGCATTAGCAGGGGCGCTGGAAACCGCAGCCGAAGCAGTTTTGTCTTTGGCTGCTGGCGCCGCTGCCGGAGGTGCACTGCGGGACGGCGGGACGGTCAGCGCGGCTGGCTCTGGTTTCACACTGGCTTGGCGGGCCGGCGTCACAGGCAATTCAGCAGCGGCCGGCGTTTCGGTGGCTGGTGTGTCACTGGCAGCCGGAGTA
This genomic window contains:
- the pilQ gene encoding type IV pilus secretin family protein, which translates into the protein MTIAELGLTAKAKYNHFLLQNPPRLVVDLFDAVAAVEKRVLAGQDKMVTRVRVGEPDGRTTRVVFDLKQTVAYTVSESETGLVVQFGDRPATMPRTVANPVATAASASATVPSGTPEVSTTPAASDTPATETPAAAELPVTPARQASVKPEPAALTVPPSRSAPPAAAPAAKDKTASAAVSSAPANAPAPSAGRTPQGSRGAQFGDPSYQGEPVSLDITNVDLSDILRFISDNYDVNFVLDKSVGKVPVTLKVNQVPWTQVLESIFRANGLTYRREGMIVRVATVAAITEEEQNRRNQRLQEIYSAPTVTEYFKLKYERVDQNAATQQGGAAGGVGVQSPSGQPIGGMIGGIGFVAIVQQSLSPAGRISINPRTNTVIITDIPSYLEQVRDVIARLDVPEPQVEIEARIVFASRNFARELGVQLFAAATTRQGRAAAFSTSANTFLNTGASDGSTTDPSLAPGLLIGPVAASGISGGGSSVLALTTGPIGTSLLAATLTANEQKGIAKSIAAPRVTVLNNADATIISGTQIPFVATAGIGVAQQVTFIDANVGMKITPQITTEGNVLLRVSVTNDAPGQAINGLASISRRAATTQVLVPDGGTTIIGGVLNDVETTDVFRTPGISSLPLLGELFKRRAVSRTTGELLFFITPRIGRGENILSGGEPPASPQPATSGGQP
- a CDS encoding aldo/keto reductase; the encoded protein is MSHRIEGYAQPAGLTPPPGFKPLGTTGLWCHPLGFGSYRVEEDEPSHEAALRAYLERGGNLIDTSANYTDGGAERTIGRVLRETDRSAVILVTKAGYIQGDNMRLAQSRNFPEVVRYGPGLWHCIHPEFLATQIERSRERMGVVTLDVLLLHNPEYFLMACAKRGITAADHEAFYRRIREAFAFLETQVAAGVIRFYGISSNHFPLSADDPTHVSLARCLAQAESVTPNHHFRVVQFPLNLLETGAVTEINNDGLTPLEFCATHGLGTLANRPLNAFARQRLVRLADFIPPGSQVSLDDLSQQLSPLREHEALLAADFGLPLMFGKGLADWLLQLAPRLDSPLVWEQNAYRLVIAPVQQWLGQLELPSRHKAAFQSWRERFIGLANDALASVAHFAAAQAQPQSDEIRRRLRASGYTDDGQTLSQMAINTLRSLPNLSCVLVGMRQEAYVTDALGVLDLPPVDGVSILRQSATIQLQVAAP
- a CDS encoding roadblock/LC7 domain-containing protein, whose amino-acid sequence is MTFSELLQGILARVEGSIGIAIMGLDGLAIEHVQVPSKMDLGERVALIATSHATLLRNTMRMSSDTGVGALNELTLMSDNFLLVVRLIGREYFLIIILNPGGNLGRARFELRKAHLLLEKEFV
- a CDS encoding glutathionylspermidine synthase family protein, producing MDDYADFARAVYATGVLSDPWLWGEPRFRLQGVVISPELAARLAEAAEAVTYLHQALVEILLDAPGHLTAFYHLTPFQQMMWYASGGLWHGMARADLFLCTDGHIRCCELNSDTPSGQPEAVWLNRLRQAAHPGLDDPNTQFPARFIAMLRESHAKRTEAPLTRVGIVYPTELTEDLCMITAFSRWLEAENIQVIVGSPYNLRRTPTGVALLGEPVDLVLRHYKTDWWGERLPVWADAEGYPDDEPLTEPLLALLDADLQGQVTVVNPFGAVVTQNKLSLAFFWEEMTRFPSEAQDLIRRFIPETYRLTSMDNERLLDEREQWVLKSDYGCEGAETVCGAFVTPEIWEKAVELALPEHFVVQRFFEVQADAEGWLPNYGVFVLGGSAAGFFTRLSRASTEYNALTAPTFIGPGCL